A genome region from Maniola jurtina chromosome 22, ilManJurt1.1, whole genome shotgun sequence includes the following:
- the LOC123877003 gene encoding polycomb group RING finger protein 3, with amino-acid sequence MTMERRIKLKTLNSHITCKICRGYFIDATTVTECLHTFCKSCLVKHLEENNTCPTCNIVIHQSHPLQYISFDRTMQDIVYKLVPDLQDNEIKRERDFYRARGLPCPKDAALAADKPGAGDEPEQPDNTDSHRKDEQVNVCLECISTSLRTLKRSFIRCSAQATITHLKKFVAKKVLNAMDKYREIDILCNDELLGKDHTLKFVYVTRWRFRDPPLRLQYRPKIDL; translated from the exons ATGACCATGGAACGGAGGATCAAGCTGAAGACCCTGAACAGCCACATCACCTGCAAGATCTGCCGCGGATACTTCATCGACGCGACCACGGTCACCGAGTGTCTTCATACGT TCTGTAAGAGTTGCTTGGTGAAGCACCTGGAGGAGAACAACACGTGTCCAACATGCAACATAGTGATCCACCAGTCGCACCCACTACAGTACATCAGCTTTGACAGAACCATGCAGGACATTGTCTACAAGCTGGTGCCAGATCTGCAGGACA ATGAAATCAAAAGGGAGAGGGATTTCTACCGCGCGCGCGGGCTGCCCTGCCCCAAGGACGCCGCCCTGGCGGCCGACAAGCCGGGCGCAGGTGACGAGCCTGAGCAGCCTGACAACACTGACTCACATAGGAAAGATGAACAG GTGAATGTGTGCTTGGAGTGCATATCCACGTCGCTGCGCACGCTGAAGCGCAGCTTCATCCGATGTTCTGCTCAGGCCACCATCACACACCTCAAGAAGTTTGTAGCTAAAAAGGTTTTGAATGCCATGGACAAGTATAGAGAA ATTGACATCCTATGTAACGACGAGCTTCTAGGCAAGGACCACACGTTAAAGTTTGTGTACGTCACGAGATGGAGGTTCCGCGACCCGCCGCTGCGGCTGCAGTACCGCCCCAAGATCGACCTGTAG